A single window of Herpetosiphon gulosus DNA harbors:
- a CDS encoding 16S rRNA (uracil(1498)-N(3))-methyltransferase — MKNTYRFFVPAESIQGEALFVAERELLHQWNNVLRLRVGQHIALLDGLGMGYIAELTSLNKREAQGRILQRYAANGEPSINVTLYLALTRGERFEIALQKCTELGATAFVPLLCERSQADVSATKRERWQRIIREAAEQAGRGRLPSLHEAQTVAQALPQARGHLLLAETGQTLSFKAALALEPRQELAIWSGPEGGWSDNELEAAHQAGLISVSLGSRILRAETAPIAALAAVMFQFDQWFSPNSC; from the coding sequence ATGAAAAATACCTATCGCTTTTTTGTGCCCGCCGAGTCGATTCAGGGCGAAGCGTTATTTGTGGCCGAACGTGAATTGCTGCACCAATGGAACAACGTGCTGCGTTTGCGGGTTGGTCAGCATATTGCCTTGCTCGATGGGCTTGGCATGGGCTATATTGCTGAATTGACTAGCCTGAACAAGCGTGAAGCGCAGGGTCGGATTTTGCAACGCTATGCAGCGAATGGCGAGCCAAGCATCAATGTTACGCTTTATTTAGCCCTGACCCGAGGCGAACGTTTTGAAATTGCCTTGCAAAAATGTACCGAACTGGGCGCAACCGCCTTTGTGCCCTTATTGTGTGAGCGTTCGCAAGCTGATGTTTCGGCGACCAAACGCGAACGCTGGCAACGGATTATTCGCGAGGCGGCTGAGCAAGCAGGCCGTGGGCGTTTGCCAAGTTTGCACGAAGCCCAAACCGTAGCCCAAGCCTTGCCTCAAGCCCGTGGCCATTTGCTCTTGGCCGAAACAGGCCAAACCTTGTCCTTCAAGGCGGCATTGGCCTTAGAGCCACGCCAAGAACTAGCAATTTGGAGCGGACCCGAGGGCGGTTGGAGCGACAACGAGCTTGAGGCTGCTCACCAAGCAGGCCTTATAAGCGTTAGTTTAGGCTCGCGCATTTTACGGGCTGAGACAGCTCCGATTGCCGCTTTGGCAGCAGTTATGTTTCAATTTGATCAATGGTTTAGCCCAAATTCGTGCTAG
- a CDS encoding copper amine oxidase, which produces MKLSARWGMLLGMLLIVVSLFSTQTQQEANAQTRDRCSGGNFVINKTLANGANWTLCWEERSSEGIVLRGIRYTPPSGSQISVINQINLAQIHVPYDDNTARFHDLSDYGLGGGHLNNMVAADCPDGTLIQNNNRNVLCATVVPTGYAYKYYAQVKQGSALVLRSVSHIGAYNYVSQWIFHDDATIEPGIGATGKLQKCTNVAKYGWKIDASSCQYGTSHIHNYYWRIDFALGGNTNNVVEQIEFDSSGAAQRNLQLQDYTAETAVKFNPETFRSWRVKNKTVTNADGHPISYELIPNSDHVFRGPTFEPWTNNDVYVTENNSCERWVSHNNGSGCADDVSGFVNNQTLTDPIVWFGITFHHLPRDEDDPLMSSHWSSFQMVPRDLYASQQR; this is translated from the coding sequence ATGAAGCTTTCAGCACGTTGGGGCATGCTGCTTGGGATGCTATTAATTGTAGTCAGTTTGTTTAGCACCCAGACTCAGCAAGAAGCCAATGCCCAGACCCGCGACCGCTGCTCAGGCGGCAATTTTGTGATTAATAAAACCTTGGCAAATGGCGCTAATTGGACATTATGTTGGGAAGAACGCAGTAGCGAAGGCATCGTGTTGCGCGGCATTCGCTATACGCCACCCAGTGGTAGCCAAATTTCGGTGATCAACCAAATCAATTTGGCCCAAATTCACGTACCCTACGACGATAATACTGCACGTTTCCATGATCTCTCGGATTATGGCTTGGGTGGCGGTCACCTGAATAATATGGTGGCAGCAGATTGTCCCGATGGTACATTGATTCAAAATAATAATCGCAATGTGCTGTGTGCAACGGTTGTACCAACTGGTTATGCCTACAAATACTATGCCCAAGTCAAACAAGGCTCGGCCTTGGTACTGCGCTCGGTTTCGCACATTGGTGCATATAATTATGTTAGCCAATGGATTTTTCACGACGATGCCACGATTGAGCCAGGCATCGGCGCGACTGGTAAATTGCAAAAATGTACCAATGTCGCCAAATATGGCTGGAAAATCGATGCAAGTAGCTGTCAATATGGCACATCACACATTCACAATTACTACTGGCGAATCGATTTTGCCCTTGGTGGCAATACCAATAACGTGGTTGAGCAGATCGAATTCGATTCGAGTGGTGCTGCTCAGCGTAATCTTCAATTGCAAGACTACACCGCCGAAACCGCAGTTAAATTCAACCCAGAAACCTTCCGCTCATGGCGGGTTAAGAACAAAACGGTCACCAATGCTGATGGTCACCCAATTTCCTACGAGTTGATTCCCAATTCGGATCATGTATTCCGTGGCCCAACCTTCGAGCCCTGGACGAATAATGATGTGTATGTGACCGAAAACAACTCATGTGAACGTTGGGTTTCGCACAATAACGGCAGTGGTTGTGCTGACGATGTCAGTGGTTTTGTCAACAACCAAACCCTGACTGACCCGATTGTTTGGTTTGGGATTACCTTCCATCACCTGCCCCGCGACGAGGATGACCCGTTAATGTCATCACACTGGAGCAGCTTCCAAATGGTTCCCCGCGACTTATACGCCAGCCAACAACGCTAA
- a CDS encoding FAD-linked oxidase C-terminal domain-containing protein, giving the protein MNHAAELQAEVLAALQRSVRGKVHADRLTCALYSTDASSYAVMPKAVVIPRDRDDLQAIVEIAQRYRAQIVPRGGGTSLSGQAIGAGIIVDLSRSFGQIGDFDSSSRQIWVEAGCTLDRLNHFLKPHGLMFGPDPSSSASATIGGMLGNNSTGSHSIVYGLTVDHTLAMETILDDSSVAIWSTQAANNPRQQQIQAQLGQIVARYAPAIERDYPQVWRNVAGYNLQRMLQHQQQQQPFSAVPILVGSEGTLGLTVAAQLSLVARPKVTRLALWHFDDLQRALALVPEILRFNPSAVELFDRYFINLTRQNPEYGSRLSFVVGEPRVVLIVEWTGTDSNELAANDAALEAHLRALGETGLIVHETTPAAIANVWAVRKAGLGLLMSQRGDAKPLAFVDDATVPVARLAEYARGVEAICRDAGTEATFYAHASVGCLHINPLINLKTEQGLAQMAQISQAVASLAMSLGGTTTGEHGEGLARSAFNQQLYGAELHQAFGEIKQLFDPNQIFNPGKILAAPQPWQPEILRINPSYQTPHAPSVTFFDFTPDGGFAGLVEMCNGQGVCRKDDAGVMCPSYMATHDEANSTRGRANALRAAMTGQLGTEGLSSPELNEAMDLCLECKACKRECPSIVDMARLKSEWLAQYQATHGVPWRSRLFGQIAKINQLGMLVPRLNNWVLAQPITRWLLDRSLGIDQRRQLPALALSSFRTWFKRQSQTQAAPRGPLILWDDTFTLYNEPQIGQAAVKILSAAGYKVYLIEDRRCCGRPLISKGMLAEARANAEHNIELLAPFAELGVPIIGLEPSCIASFRDEYPALVSTNAANIVAAQSYFIEEFLVKLAAEGVAWPWKEQLPADQVLVHGHCYQKALISTNPLLAMLRLVPNLAVHEIESGCCGMAGSFGYEREHYAVSMACGEQRLFPAVRSSQQPILAAGMSCRHQIEAGTGVIAQHPIVFLADCLAD; this is encoded by the coding sequence ATGAATCACGCAGCAGAACTTCAGGCTGAGGTTTTGGCTGCACTTCAGCGGTCGGTTCGTGGCAAGGTTCACGCCGACCGCTTGACATGTGCGCTGTATAGCACCGATGCCTCATCCTATGCCGTCATGCCCAAAGCGGTGGTTATTCCGCGCGATCGTGACGATTTGCAGGCAATCGTCGAAATTGCTCAACGCTACCGTGCGCAAATTGTGCCGCGTGGCGGTGGCACAAGCCTCTCAGGCCAAGCGATTGGCGCGGGAATTATCGTTGATCTCTCACGTTCATTCGGCCAAATTGGCGATTTTGATTCGAGTAGCCGCCAGATTTGGGTTGAAGCTGGCTGCACGCTTGATCGTTTGAATCATTTCCTTAAACCGCATGGCTTGATGTTTGGCCCCGACCCTTCATCAAGTGCTTCGGCCACGATCGGCGGCATGCTCGGCAATAATTCAACTGGCTCGCATTCGATTGTGTATGGCCTGACCGTTGATCATACTCTCGCCATGGAAACGATTTTAGATGATAGTTCGGTGGCAATTTGGTCAACCCAAGCAGCCAACAATCCCCGCCAACAGCAGATTCAAGCCCAACTTGGCCAGATTGTGGCGCGGTATGCGCCAGCAATCGAGCGTGATTACCCGCAGGTTTGGCGCAATGTGGCTGGCTACAATCTCCAACGTATGCTGCAACATCAGCAACAGCAACAACCGTTTAGTGCTGTGCCAATTTTGGTTGGTAGCGAGGGCACGCTCGGCTTGACGGTTGCCGCCCAACTCAGTTTGGTAGCACGGCCAAAGGTCACTCGGTTGGCACTCTGGCATTTTGATGATCTCCAACGAGCCTTGGCTTTAGTACCCGAAATATTGCGCTTTAACCCAAGTGCGGTCGAATTATTTGATCGCTATTTTATTAATTTGACCCGCCAAAACCCTGAGTATGGTTCGCGCTTGAGTTTTGTGGTGGGCGAGCCACGCGTGGTCTTAATTGTTGAATGGACGGGAACCGATTCCAACGAATTAGCCGCCAACGATGCCGCCTTAGAAGCGCATTTACGAGCGCTTGGCGAAACTGGCCTGATTGTGCATGAAACCACACCCGCCGCCATTGCCAATGTTTGGGCGGTGCGCAAAGCTGGCTTAGGCTTGTTGATGAGCCAGCGCGGCGATGCCAAACCCTTAGCGTTTGTTGACGATGCAACCGTGCCAGTCGCTCGTTTGGCCGAATATGCCCGTGGCGTTGAAGCAATTTGCCGCGACGCTGGCACTGAAGCCACATTTTATGCTCATGCCTCGGTTGGCTGCTTACATATCAATCCATTAATTAATTTGAAAACTGAGCAGGGCTTGGCCCAGATGGCTCAAATCTCGCAGGCCGTTGCTAGCTTAGCAATGAGCCTTGGCGGTACGACGACGGGCGAACATGGCGAAGGCTTAGCGCGATCAGCCTTCAACCAACAATTGTATGGCGCAGAATTGCACCAAGCCTTTGGCGAAATCAAGCAACTGTTCGACCCCAACCAAATCTTCAATCCAGGCAAAATTTTAGCAGCACCCCAGCCATGGCAACCTGAAATCCTGCGGATCAACCCCAGCTACCAAACGCCGCATGCGCCCAGCGTAACCTTTTTCGATTTTACGCCCGATGGCGGTTTTGCAGGCTTAGTTGAGATGTGTAATGGCCAAGGGGTTTGCCGCAAAGATGATGCTGGCGTGATGTGTCCATCATATATGGCGACTCACGATGAGGCCAATTCGACTCGTGGCCGTGCCAATGCGCTGCGTGCAGCGATGACTGGTCAGCTTGGAACCGAGGGTTTGAGCAGCCCTGAATTGAATGAAGCGATGGATTTATGCCTTGAATGCAAGGCGTGTAAACGTGAATGCCCATCGATTGTTGATATGGCACGGCTTAAATCGGAGTGGCTGGCCCAGTATCAAGCAACCCATGGCGTGCCGTGGCGCAGTCGTTTGTTTGGCCAGATTGCCAAAATCAATCAGCTAGGAATGCTGGTTCCCCGCTTGAATAATTGGGTTTTGGCCCAACCAATCACCCGTTGGCTGCTCGATCGCAGCTTGGGCATTGATCAACGGCGGCAATTGCCAGCCTTAGCGCTTAGCTCATTTCGGACATGGTTTAAACGCCAAAGCCAAACTCAAGCCGCACCGCGTGGCCCATTAATTCTGTGGGATGATACCTTTACGCTTTACAACGAACCACAAATCGGACAAGCTGCGGTCAAAATTCTTAGCGCCGCTGGCTACAAGGTCTATTTAATCGAAGATCGGCGTTGTTGTGGCAGGCCATTAATTTCGAAGGGAATGTTGGCCGAAGCTCGTGCCAATGCTGAGCACAATATCGAACTGCTTGCGCCATTTGCTGAGTTGGGCGTGCCAATTATTGGCCTAGAGCCAAGTTGTATCGCCAGTTTTCGCGATGAATACCCAGCCCTCGTATCAACCAATGCTGCCAACATTGTGGCGGCGCAAAGCTATTTCATTGAAGAATTTTTGGTCAAACTGGCGGCTGAAGGCGTTGCTTGGCCTTGGAAAGAACAATTACCAGCCGATCAGGTTTTAGTCCATGGTCATTGCTATCAAAAAGCCTTGATCAGCACCAACCCATTGTTGGCGATGTTGCGGCTTGTGCCAAACTTGGCAGTCCACGAAATTGAAAGCGGTTGTTGTGGTATGGCTGGCTCGTTTGGCTATGAACGCGAGCATTACGCGGTTTCAATGGCTTGTGGTGAGCAGCGCCTATTTCCGGCAGTTCGCAGCAGCCAACAGCCAATTCTCGCGGCAGGCATGTCCTGTCGCCATCAAATTGAGGCTGGCACAGGCGTAATCGCCCAGCATCCAATCGTGTTTTTGGCCGATTGTTTAGCTGATTAA
- the cysS gene encoding cysteine--tRNA ligase gives MALAIYNTLTRQTEPFTPLVADHVSMYVCGPTVYSDAHIGHAMSAVVFDVVRRYLEWSGYTVRHVMNFTDVDDKIIRRANEQGRDPMELAESYTLAFLDQLGQLNVLPATAYPRVSTTIPQIIQFIEGLIAKDAAYHASNGDVYFRVRADEDYGKLSRRAVDDMRSGARIAPDEAKDDPLDFALWKSAKPGEPAWESPWGQGRPGWHIECSAMSLHELAEQIDIHGGGNDLIFPHHENEIAQTESLTGKNFAQVWMHNGMLQLAGEKMSKSLGNLITIDQFLSEHSADIMRLLVLSGSYRAPLVYNDEVLADTQRKLERIMSAFKPAHGTATSGPVVDTLNAIVAKAPADFRAAMDADFNSAAALAVLFDLVRSINAARDAGVGGEPFAAGQARLRELAAVLGLRLEIHSASKTDAAPFIELLIELRAELRKAKQWALSDLVRNRLSELDVQLEDGPNGTTWTTKG, from the coding sequence ATGGCATTAGCAATTTACAACACGCTCACCCGCCAGACCGAGCCGTTTACACCGTTGGTTGCTGACCATGTGTCGATGTATGTCTGTGGGCCGACGGTGTATTCTGATGCGCATATTGGCCATGCCATGTCAGCGGTGGTGTTCGATGTGGTGCGGCGCTATTTGGAATGGTCGGGTTATACGGTGCGCCACGTGATGAATTTTACCGATGTTGACGATAAAATTATTCGCCGTGCCAACGAGCAGGGCCGCGACCCCATGGAATTGGCTGAGAGCTATACCTTGGCATTTCTTGATCAATTGGGCCAATTGAATGTGCTGCCCGCCACAGCCTATCCACGCGTTTCAACCACCATCCCACAAATTATTCAATTTATCGAAGGCCTGATTGCCAAAGATGCGGCCTATCACGCCAGCAATGGCGATGTGTATTTTCGGGTGCGAGCCGACGAAGATTATGGCAAACTTTCGCGCCGTGCTGTCGATGATATGCGCTCCGGCGCTCGAATTGCTCCCGATGAAGCCAAAGATGATCCGTTAGATTTTGCGCTTTGGAAATCGGCCAAACCAGGTGAGCCAGCTTGGGAAAGTCCATGGGGTCAAGGACGACCTGGTTGGCATATCGAATGCTCGGCCATGAGTTTGCACGAATTAGCTGAGCAGATTGATATTCATGGTGGTGGCAACGACTTGATCTTCCCCCACCACGAAAATGAAATTGCCCAAACCGAATCATTAACTGGCAAAAATTTCGCCCAAGTGTGGATGCACAATGGCATGCTGCAATTGGCTGGCGAGAAAATGAGCAAATCGCTGGGCAATTTGATCACAATTGATCAATTTTTAAGCGAGCACTCTGCCGATATTATGCGCTTGCTGGTACTTTCTGGCTCGTATCGTGCGCCATTGGTTTATAATGATGAGGTTTTGGCTGATACCCAACGCAAACTTGAGCGCATTATGTCGGCGTTCAAGCCCGCTCATGGCACGGCAACCAGCGGCCCAGTCGTCGATACGCTGAATGCGATTGTTGCCAAAGCGCCAGCCGATTTCCGCGCAGCGATGGATGCTGATTTCAACAGCGCGGCGGCCTTGGCGGTCTTGTTTGATCTGGTGCGTTCGATCAACGCTGCCCGTGATGCAGGCGTTGGTGGTGAGCCGTTCGCAGCAGGTCAAGCCCGTTTACGCGAATTAGCTGCCGTGCTGGGTTTACGCTTAGAGATACATAGCGCCAGCAAAACCGATGCTGCACCTTTTATCGAATTGTTGATTGAGCTACGCGCTGAGTTGCGCAAAGCCAAACAATGGGCACTCTCCGATTTAGTACGCAACCGCCTGAGCGAGCTTGATGTCCAACTCGAAGATGGCCCTAACGGCACAACCTGGACGACGAAAGGATGA
- a CDS encoding cysteine hydrolase has product MQIDPSTTALVLIEFQNDFTSEGGALHGAVAESMQATNMLANAIETVKQAREAGVTIIHAPISFAEGYREITSHPYGILKGVVDNNAFRKGTWGAELVDVLTPASNDIVIEGKRGLDTFASTNLDFILRSRGLTNLVLAGFLTNCCVESTMRSGYERGYNVITLTDCVAATSAEEQQGAISKDYPMFSHPMDHQQFLEILSGRSAMVNASRGY; this is encoded by the coding sequence ATGCAGATCGATCCATCCACAACCGCGCTCGTCTTGATCGAATTTCAAAACGATTTCACTTCGGAAGGTGGGGCGCTCCACGGCGCTGTCGCCGAAAGTATGCAAGCCACCAATATGCTAGCCAACGCGATCGAAACGGTCAAACAAGCGCGGGAAGCAGGCGTGACGATCATTCATGCGCCAATTTCATTTGCCGAAGGCTACCGCGAAATTACCAGCCACCCCTATGGCATTCTTAAAGGCGTGGTCGATAACAACGCCTTTCGCAAGGGCACGTGGGGCGCAGAATTGGTTGATGTGCTGACCCCAGCAAGCAACGATATTGTGATCGAGGGCAAGCGTGGCCTCGACACTTTTGCCAGCACCAATCTTGATTTTATTTTGCGTAGCCGGGGCTTGACCAACTTGGTTTTGGCGGGCTTTTTGACCAACTGCTGCGTCGAATCGACCATGCGCTCAGGTTATGAACGCGGCTACAATGTAATTACCCTGACCGATTGTGTGGCCGCCACCAGCGCTGAAGAGCAACAAGGCGCAATCAGCAAAGATTACCCAATGTTCTCGCATCCCATGGATCATCAGCAATTCCTCGAAATTTTGAGCGGACGTAGTGCCATGGTTAATGCTAGTCGCGGCTATTAA
- a CDS encoding S41 family peptidase — protein sequence MSEFQPTSGGNSASSSKVWVVLSGIVGVLLVVAIALGAGYYWGSTSKEQVMTAANQVLATETAMIMQATAQALPPAGADKDFQTFWEVWNLVNKEFYHTEPIDEKQMMYGAIRGMLQSLGDDFTGFQEPEAAERSREDMRGNFEGIGAYVEYKEGQILIVSPIEGSPAEKANVRAGDIVVAVDGKQISEVIADLERDQALSEAIKLIRGPKGSQVVITVYRTSEEKQIDITIVRDTIPLISVRSTMIGDIGYIQLSEFKQTSYDELDQAIAKLKPNNPKAIIFDLRNNPGGYVTQAQNILGRFTKDSVTHYQENSNGVQREYRTLQQGTPQELFDIPVVVLVNGGSASASEIVSGAMQDTKRATLIGEKTFGKGSVQSVHTLTDKSEARITVAHWLTPNKRAIHTLGITPDYVVPFSDDASQYPVECILNRTPADGATSCADSQLFWALKFLDEQQTPPPPPTPTITPTPGK from the coding sequence ATGAGCGAATTCCAGCCCACGTCGGGCGGTAACTCTGCATCATCATCAAAAGTATGGGTGGTGTTGAGTGGGATTGTTGGAGTCTTGCTGGTGGTCGCGATTGCCCTTGGGGCTGGCTATTATTGGGGGAGCACCTCGAAAGAACAGGTGATGACGGCGGCTAATCAAGTTTTGGCTACCGAAACTGCCATGATTATGCAAGCTACCGCTCAGGCGTTGCCACCTGCGGGCGCTGATAAAGATTTTCAAACCTTTTGGGAAGTTTGGAATCTGGTCAATAAAGAGTTTTACCATACCGAGCCAATCGACGAAAAACAAATGATGTATGGCGCAATTCGCGGCATGCTCCAATCGCTTGGCGATGATTTTACTGGTTTTCAAGAACCTGAAGCTGCCGAACGCTCACGCGAGGATATGCGCGGCAATTTCGAGGGCATCGGCGCTTATGTCGAATATAAAGAAGGCCAGATCTTAATTGTTTCGCCGATCGAAGGCTCACCTGCTGAAAAAGCCAATGTGCGAGCTGGCGATATTGTGGTCGCGGTCGATGGGAAGCAAATTAGTGAAGTCATTGCGGATCTTGAACGCGATCAAGCGCTTTCCGAAGCAATCAAGCTGATTCGTGGCCCCAAAGGTTCGCAAGTAGTGATCACGGTCTATCGTACCAGCGAAGAGAAACAAATCGATATTACAATTGTGCGTGATACGATTCCATTGATCAGTGTGCGCTCAACCATGATTGGCGATATTGGCTATATTCAATTGAGCGAGTTTAAGCAAACCTCTTACGATGAATTGGATCAAGCGATTGCCAAACTCAAGCCCAATAATCCCAAGGCGATTATTTTTGATTTGCGCAATAACCCAGGCGGTTATGTTACCCAAGCCCAAAATATTCTTGGTCGCTTTACCAAAGATAGCGTGACCCATTATCAAGAAAATAGCAATGGGGTCCAAAGGGAATATCGCACCTTGCAACAAGGCACGCCCCAAGAGTTGTTTGATATTCCAGTCGTGGTTTTGGTGAATGGTGGTTCGGCCAGTGCCTCAGAAATCGTCTCTGGTGCAATGCAAGATACCAAACGCGCAACCTTGATTGGTGAAAAAACCTTTGGCAAGGGTTCAGTCCAAAGTGTGCATACTCTGACTGATAAGTCAGAAGCCCGTATTACCGTGGCCCATTGGCTAACTCCCAACAAGCGAGCGATTCATACGCTGGGGATTACGCCCGATTATGTGGTGCCATTCTCGGATGATGCAAGCCAATATCCGGTTGAATGTATTTTGAATCGCACCCCAGCCGATGGAGCAACCAGTTGTGCCGATTCACAATTGTTCTGGGCGCTGAAGTTCTTGGATGAACAGCAAACGCCGCCACCACCACCAACCCCAACGATTACGCCAACTCCTGGCAAATAG
- a CDS encoding FmdB family zinc ribbon protein translates to MPTYVYACQACGAQFEQFQRFSDEPLTICPRCQGTIKRVFQPVGVVFKGSGWYINDSRAGNNSSNSSKSSTPAPASSDASSATPAAATSESKPEAPKAEASKSESSAAA, encoded by the coding sequence GTGCCAACCTATGTGTATGCGTGCCAAGCATGTGGCGCACAATTCGAGCAATTTCAACGCTTCTCTGACGAGCCGCTGACGATCTGTCCGCGCTGTCAAGGCACGATCAAGCGTGTGTTTCAACCGGTTGGCGTGGTATTCAAGGGTAGTGGATGGTATATTAATGATAGTCGTGCAGGCAATAATAGCAGCAACAGCAGCAAATCAAGCACTCCAGCACCAGCCAGCAGCGATGCTAGCAGTGCCACGCCTGCTGCTGCTACCAGCGAAAGCAAGCCTGAAGCACCCAAAGCCGAAGCCAGCAAATCAGAATCATCGGCTGCGGCCTAA
- the cysE gene encoding serine O-acetyltransferase, whose protein sequence is MRHWWRLVREDIRTILHNDPAARSIFEVLLYPGFQAVQIHRLTHWLWGMNLPFIPRLLSQITRFFTGIEIHPGATIGHRLFIDHGMGIVVGETAIIGDDVVMYQGVTLGGTGKEIGKRHPTIGNNVVIGVGAKVLGAITIGDGARIGGGAVVVKPVPAHSTAIGVPARVVATRDPQTGQTNRVEMLPDPEGAMLRSLHESVQHLNQRVVELESAMGSQAYHIAALSAQRTNGDDPFDCLDDLQSYEMHYADGI, encoded by the coding sequence ATGCGGCATTGGTGGCGTTTGGTTCGTGAAGATATTCGGACAATTTTACACAATGATCCTGCTGCTCGCTCAATTTTTGAGGTGCTACTGTATCCGGGTTTTCAAGCGGTGCAAATCCATCGGCTAACCCACTGGCTTTGGGGCATGAACTTGCCGTTTATTCCGCGCTTGCTCTCGCAAATCACGCGTTTTTTCACAGGCATTGAAATTCACCCAGGGGCCACGATTGGCCATCGTCTATTCATTGACCATGGCATGGGCATTGTGGTTGGCGAAACGGCGATTATCGGCGATGATGTGGTGATGTATCAAGGTGTGACCCTCGGCGGGACGGGTAAGGAAATCGGCAAGCGCCACCCAACCATCGGTAATAATGTGGTGATTGGAGTTGGAGCCAAGGTGCTCGGGGCAATTACGATCGGCGATGGCGCTCGGATTGGCGGCGGCGCGGTGGTGGTCAAGCCGGTGCCAGCTCATTCGACCGCGATTGGCGTGCCTGCGCGGGTCGTCGCCACCCGTGATCCGCAAACTGGCCAAACCAACCGTGTCGAAATGTTGCCCGACCCTGAGGGCGCGATGCTGCGCTCCTTGCACGAATCAGTTCAACATTTAAATCAACGGGTGGTTGAGCTTGAAAGCGCTATGGGTAGCCAAGCCTACCATATTGCTGCGCTCAGCGCCCAACGCACCAATGGCGATGATCCCTTCGATTGCCTTGATGATTTGCAAAGTTATGAGATGCACTACGCTGACGGTATTTAA
- a CDS encoding 50S ribosomal protein L11 methyltransferase has product MQWLELSVTVDTEAVESVSELFAQYGYNGGVAVEEAIIPSLDSPEYQIDTNKPVIVRTYLLANEQAADAQTQIERGLWVLGMMRPVGDLHVKTIAEEDWANAWKEHYRTRRIGQRFVIVPSWLEYQPTENDVVLNLDPGMAFGTGLHPTTQLCLELMELIEFNNTTVLDLGCGSGILAVGAAKLGSQRVLALDTDPIAVKATAENARINHAETLVTALEGSLGAAPLEHWLGWEGAQLGTPQSYRHHNEFDVILANILAKVHVVLGNDYLAALKPGGVLITSGIINEREADVVAAFEAVGLEQVERRTQGDWVAFTHRKPA; this is encoded by the coding sequence ATGCAGTGGCTCGAACTGAGCGTGACCGTCGATACCGAAGCGGTCGAAAGTGTGTCGGAATTATTTGCCCAATATGGCTATAACGGTGGTGTGGCAGTCGAAGAGGCGATCATTCCATCACTCGACTCACCTGAATATCAAATTGATACCAATAAACCAGTGATTGTGCGTACCTACCTGCTGGCCAACGAGCAAGCCGCCGATGCTCAAACTCAGATCGAACGCGGTTTGTGGGTGCTGGGCATGATGCGCCCAGTTGGCGATTTGCACGTCAAAACTATTGCTGAGGAAGATTGGGCCAATGCATGGAAGGAGCATTATCGTACTCGCCGCATCGGCCAACGCTTCGTAATTGTACCCTCGTGGCTCGAATATCAGCCTACTGAAAACGATGTTGTGTTGAATCTCGACCCTGGCATGGCCTTTGGCACTGGCTTGCATCCCACCACCCAGCTCTGTCTTGAGTTGATGGAATTGATCGAATTTAACAACACTACAGTGCTTGACCTTGGCTGTGGCTCAGGCATTTTAGCAGTTGGTGCGGCCAAACTTGGCTCCCAACGAGTTTTGGCCTTGGATACCGACCCAATCGCGGTTAAAGCGACTGCCGAAAATGCTCGCATTAATCATGCCGAAACCTTGGTAACCGCCTTGGAAGGTAGTTTGGGCGCTGCACCGTTGGAGCATTGGCTCGGTTGGGAAGGCGCACAACTTGGCACACCCCAAAGCTATCGCCATCACAACGAGTTTGATGTAATTTTAGCAAATATTTTGGCTAAAGTGCATGTTGTGTTGGGCAATGATTACCTCGCAGCGCTCAAACCAGGCGGCGTGCTAATCACCTCGGGCATTATCAACGAGCGCGAAGCCGATGTAGTGGCGGCCTTTGAAGCAGTTGGCTTAGAGCAAGTTGAACGGCGCACCCAAGGCGATTGGGTTGCGTTTACCCATCGCAAACCAGCCTAA